Proteins co-encoded in one Sus scrofa isolate TJ Tabasco breed Duroc chromosome 14, Sscrofa11.1, whole genome shotgun sequence genomic window:
- the SLC35E4 gene encoding solute carrier family 35 member E4 isoform X2, with protein MELSPVPILQGPEAGPEPGSIFALRLLESWGLSSGPESVGNLTSCPALVRARRLGRPTPHLLKPHAPHTGGALACRRGCAVHQAIGPQRGTALPALSLSPAWPLRGLDACSRLPQRPLFPPQGSACLVLWPLGYLSASHHTGALGGPELALGDLYVPSTWPGAWHRTGALLQEERLDAVTLLYATSLPSFCLLVGAALVLEAGVAPPPAPTDSRLWACILLSCLLSVLYNLASFSLLALTSALTVHVLGNLTVVGNLILSRLLFGSRLSTLSYVGIALTLSGMFLYHNCEFVASWAARRGFWRRDQPGKGL; from the exons ATGGAGCTCAGCCCTGTCCCCATCCTCCAGGGCCCTGAGGCAGGGCCAGAGCCCGGTTCTATTTTTGCACTCAGGTTACTTGAGAGCTGGGGCCTGAGCTCTGGACCTGAGTCAGTGGGAAACTTAACCTCGTGCCCTGCTCTGGTCAGGGCCAGAAGGCTGGGAAGGCCCACACCACATCTGCTGAAGCCCCATGCTCCTCACACGGGAGGAGCCTTGGCCTGCAGGAGGGGCTGTGCGGTGCACCAGGCCATAGGCCCACAGCGTGGGACAGCTCTGCCAGCTCTCTCCTTGTCACCTGCCTGGCCCTTGAGGGGATTGGATGCTTGCTCCAGGCTCCCACAGCGCCCTCTGTTTCCCCCTCAGGGCTCCGCATGCCTTGTATTATGGCCACTTGGTTACCTGTCTGCCTCCCACCACACAGGAGCCCTTGGAGGGCCTGAACTGGCTTTGGGAGATCTCTATGTCCCCAGCAcctggcctggggcctggcacAGAACAG GTGCCCTGCTGCAGGAAGAGCGGCTGGATGCGGTGACCCTGCTATACGCCACCTCGCTGCCCAGCTTCTGCCTGctggtgggtgcggccctggtgCTGGAGGCTGGTGTGGCCCCGCCGCCTGCCCCCACTGACTCGCGCCTCTGGGCCTGTATCCTGCTCAGCTGCCTCCTGTCCGTGCTCTACAACCTGGCCAGCTTCTCCCTGCTGGCCCTCACCTCGGCCCTCACTGTCCATGTCCTGGGCAACCTCACTGTCGTGGGCAACCTCATCCTGTCCCGGCTCCTGTTCGGCAGCCGCCTCAGCACCCTCAGCTACGTGGGTATCGCACTCACCCTTTCGGGAATGTTCCTTTACCATAACTGCGAGTTTGTGGCCTCCTGGGCTGCCCGCCGGGGCTTCTGGCGGAGGGACCAGCCTGGCAAGGGTCTCTGA